A single genomic interval of Nycticebus coucang isolate mNycCou1 chromosome 21, mNycCou1.pri, whole genome shotgun sequence harbors:
- the PCED1A gene encoding PC-esterase domain-containing protein 1A, with the protein MVFCLENDEPRHPLRSAMVHFQASEVQQLLHNKFVVILGDSIQRAVYKDLVLLLQKDTLLTASQLKAKGELSFEQDQLMAGGQLGELHNGTQYREVRQFCSGSGHHLVRFYFLTRVYSEYLENVLEELTYGPAPDLVIINSCLWDLSRYGRCSMESYRENLERVFLRMDQVLPDSCLRVWNMAMPLGERVTGGFLLPELQPLAGTLRRDVVEGNFYSATLAGDHCFDVLDLHFHFRHAVQHRHRDGVHWDQHAHRHLSQLLLTHVADAWGVELPKRNSPPDPWMEDWPEMDHLFQSPDFGEQLALPPPPPSPLPPPMSFSYPLPQPSPPPLFPPLPQDAPFFPGQPFPPQEFFNHNPMEDFSVPPHLGCGLGMNFVPDLLPPPVPGPKPHGQHRGLVVHRGMSRCVPSSPYHVPRMGGHCRQRLKHSDRLIHTYKLDRRPPAHSGTWPG; encoded by the exons ATGGTCTTCTGTCTGGAAAACGACGAGCCGCGCCACCCGCTGCGAAGCGCCATGGTCCACTTCCAGGCCTCAGAAGTCCAGCAGCTGCTACACAACAAATTCGTGGTCATCTTGGGGGACTCCA TCCAGCGGGCTGTGTACAAGGACCTGGTGCTTCTGCTCCAGAAAGACACTCTCCTCACAGCTTCCCAGCTGAAAGCCAAG GGGGAGCTGAGCTTTGAACAGGACCAGCTGATGGCTGGGGGCCAGCTGGGTGAGCTGCACAACGGGACACAGTACCGTGAGGTCCGCCAGTTCTGCTCGGGTTCTGGCCATCACCTCGTGCGCTTCTACTTCCTCACCCGCGTTTACTCTGAGTACCTGGAGAATGTCTTGGAGGAGCTGACATATGGGCCTGCCCCCGACTTGGTGATCATCAACTCCTGCCTCTGGGATCTGTCCAG GTACGGCCGCTGCTCAATGGAGAGCTACCGAGAGAACCTGGAGCGGGTATTTTTGCGCATGGACCAGGTGTTGCCAGACTCCTGCCTGAGGGTGTGGAACATGGCGATGCCCCTGGGGGAGCGTGTCACTGGGGGTTTCCTCCTGCCAGAG CTTCAGCCTCTGGCAGGCACTCTGCGGCGGGATGTGGTTGAAGGGAACTTCTACAGTGCTACACTGGCTGGGGACCACTGCTTCGATGTCCTAGACCTCCACTTTCATTTCCGGCATGCGGTACAGCATCGTCATCGGGATGGTGTCCACTGGGACCAACATGCACATCGCCACCTCTCACAGCTGCTTCTGAcccatgtggctgatgcctgggGCGTGGAGCTGCCCAAGCGTAACTCTCCCCCTG ACCCATGGATGGAGGACTGGCCAGAGATGGATCATCTGTTCCAGTCCCCCGACTTTGGGGAGCAGCTGgccttgcccccacccccaccctctcctTTGCCCCCTCCCATGTCTTTTTCCTACCCTCTTCCTCAGCCCTCTccacctcccctcttcccacCCTTGCCCCAGGATGCCCCTTTTTTCCCCGGCCAGCCCTTCCCACCCCAAGAATTCTTCAATCATAATCCAATGGAAGACTTCTCGGTGCCACCCCATTTAG GATGTGGCCTGGGAATGAACTTTGTGCCTGACCTCCTGCCACCTCCAGTCCCTGGCCCTAAGCCCCATGGTCAGCACCGGGGCTTGGTGGTCCACCGGGGCATGTCACGTTGTGTTCCCAGCAGCCCCTACCATGTGCCAAGGATGGGGGGGCACTGCAGGCAGCGGCTCAAGCACTCAGACAGACTGATCCACACGTACAAACTGGACAGACGGCCTCCTGCCCATTCAGGAACATGGCCTGGGTAG